In the genome of Drosophila yakuba strain Tai18E2 chromosome 3R, Prin_Dyak_Tai18E2_2.1, whole genome shotgun sequence, one region contains:
- the LOC6536589 gene encoding UDP-glucosyltransferase 2 — MRWLPNSWLLILSALLGQSWGYSYLMISPTASKSHYTVVFALAKGLAAAGHEVTLISSFPLKKPIKNIIDVDTPSIITVMGVYKARILENAKKPVILRYPRISLMGLDLTETLLKEPSVQELLKQNRTFDGVICETFMNDAHYGFAEHFGAPLIALSSLGATGWTSDLVGTPSPPSYVPHNLLRFGDRMNFWERAQNLGFQIYEFIYENLINLPRHEALYRKYFPNNKKDFYRMRKDTSLVLLNNHVSISNPRPYSPNMIEVGGMHVNRKAPKPLPKNIRKFIEEAEHGVIYFSLGSNLNSKDLPKKKRKAIVETLRGLKYRVIWKYEEETFVDKPENVFISHWLPQDDILAHEKVIAFITHGGLLSTMESIYHGKPVVGIPFFGDQFMNMARAEQMGYGITVKYAQLTASLFRSAIDRITGDPGYTERVKVISNQYRDQLETPLERAVYWVEHVTRHKGAKYLRSASQDLNFIQYHNLDVLAAFVSVIGLTVIFIFLLVRFLVSSIRGRFLKSKTSRLKVN; from the exons ATGCGTTGGCTCCCCAATTCTTGGCTTTTGATACTCTCAGCCCTTTTGGGCCAATCATGGGGCTATTCCTACCTGATGATCAGCCCCACTGCATCGAAGTCGCACTACACCGTCGTATTTGCATTGGCCAAAGGATTAGCTGCCGCCGGTCATGAAGTCACTTTGATATCGTCATTTCCCTTAAAGAAACCCATTAAGAACATCATCGATGTGGACACGCCGAGTATTATCACCGTAATGGGCG TTTACAAAGCGCGAATTCTGGAGAATGCCAAAAAGCCGGTTATATTGCGATATCCAAGAATCAGTTTAATGGGCTTGGACTTAACAGAAACCCTTTTAAAGGAGCCGAGTGTACAGGagttattaaaacaaaaccgaaCCTTCGATGGAGTTATCTGCGAGACCTTCATGAACGACGCTCACTACGGATTTGCAGAACATTTTGGAGCACCATTGATCGCCCTGAGCAGCTTGGGCGCCACTGGTTGGACCTCTGATCTGGTGGGCACACCCTCACCACCATCGTATGTGCCGCACAACCTACTTCGGTTTGGTGATCGCATGAATTTCTGGGAACGGGCTCAGAATTTGGGATTCCAGATATACGAATTCATCTATGAGAATTTGATCAATCTGCCACGACACGAAGCGCTCTACAGAAAGTATTTCCCCAACAACAAGAAGGACTTTTATAGAATGCGCAAGGATACGTCATTGGTGCTCCTGAACAATCACGTGTCCATCAGCAATCCACGGCCCTATTCTCCGAACATGATCGAAGTGGGCGGCATGCATGTGAATCGAAAGGCTCCAAAGCCACTGCCCAAGAATATTCGCAAATTCATCGAGGAAGCCGAGCATGGGGTTATCTACTTTTCACTGGGCTCCAATCTGAACAGCAAAGATTTACCGAAGAAAAAGCGAAAGGCCATTGTGGAGACATTAAGGGGTCTCAAGTACCGAGTTATTTGGAAGTATGAGGAGGAAACTTTTGTTGACAAGCCCGAGAATGTTTTCATATCACACTGGTTGCCACAGGACGATATCCTGGCACATGAAAAAGTGATTGCCTTTATAACCCACGGCGGACTTTTAAGCACAATGGAATCGATTTACCATGGAAAACCCGTAGTGGGTATTCCCTTCTTCGGTGATCAGTTCATGAATATGGCTAGAGCCGAGCAAATGGGCTATGGCATCACGGTGAAGTATGCCCAACTAACGGCTTCGCTGTTCCGATCTGCCATCGACAGGATTACTGGTGATCCTGGCTACACGGAAAGGGTCAAGGTGATATCCAATCAATATCGGGACCAATTGGAGACGCCACTGGAGAGAGCTGTTTACTGGGTGGAGCATGTGACGCGGCATAAAGGAGCCAAGTACCTGAGGAGTGCCAGTCAGGATCTGAACTTTATTCAATACCACAATCTGGATGTCCTGGCGGCGTTCGTTTCGGTTATTGGATTGACTGTTATTTTCATCTTTCTGTTGGTTCGGTTTTTGGTTAGTTCTATAAGGGGCAGGTTCCTAAAATCCAAGACTTCAAGGCTGAAAGTTAACTAG
- the LOC6536590 gene encoding UDP-glycosyltransferase UGT5: MKPTAGQTGFLTLLLFGLLSCVSAYNYLVVLHTAARSHYHVGSALAKGLAAAGHQVTVISPFEPKKPIKNIKDVQAKSILTSMQGRIANLLESSKQPIIKQIVNFHEMGIEITELLLKEQSVIDLMKSNQTFDAVISEVFLNEAHFGFAEHFKAPLIGLGTFGAISWNTDLVGSPSPPSYVPSALLKFSDRMSLAERVGNQAFLTYEYIFLNYFYLPRQEALYRKYFPNNKQDFYEMRRNTALVLLNQHVSLSFPRPYSPNMIEVGGMHINRKRQPLPKDILEFIEGAEHGVIYFSMGSNLKSKTLPLDKRQALIDTFAQLKQRVLWKFEDTDLPGKPANVFISDWFPQDDILAHDNVLAFITHGGLLSTTESIYHRKPFVGIPIFGDQFLNMARAEQNGYGVTVHYEELSAAKLLAAVQKIINDPEATKKVRDMSDRYRDQPQTPLERAVYWVEHVSRHKGAKYLRSAGQDLNFIQYHNLDAMLILYGGIIFVLYCILLLIRLVWRFLQELFVKKESPKPKPKAKRN; encoded by the exons ATGAAACCAACAGCTGGCCAAACGGGTTTTCTAACCCTGCTGCTGTTCGGCCTGCTGAGCTGCGTTTCTGCCTACAACTACCTGGTGGTGCTCCATACCGCCGCCCGATCCCATTACCATGTGGGATCTGCCCTGGCCAAGGGATTAGCCGCTGCGGGTCATCAGGTGACCGTTATCTCCCCCTTTGAGCCGAAGAAACCCATCAAGAACATCAAAGATGTACAGGCCAAGAGCATTCTGACTTCCATGCAGG gtAGAATAGCCAACCTTTTGGAATCCTCAAAGCAGCCCATAATCAAGCAGATCGTCAACTTTCACGAGATGGGTATTGAGATAACCGAACTACTGCTGAAGGAACAATCTGTGATAGACCTAATGAAATCCAACCAGACCTTTGACGCCGTGATATCCGAGGTGTTCCTCAACGAAGCCCACTTCGGATTCGCCGAGCACTTCAAGGCTCCGCTTATAGGACTGGGCACCTTTGGAGCTATTAGCTGGAACACAGATCTT GTGGGATCACCTTCACCGCCCTCATATGTGCCCAGTGCACTGCTCAAGTTCAGTGACCGTATGTCCCTCGCAGAGCGAGTGGGCAATCAGGCCTTCCTCACCTACGAGTACATTTTCCTCAACTATTTCTATCTGCCGCGCCAGGAAGCCCTGTACCGCAAGTACTTCCCCAACAACAAACAGGACTTTTACGAAATGCGCAGGAACACGGCCCTGGTTCTGCTCAATCAACATGTATCGCTCAGCTTTCCACGACCCTACTCACCAAACATGATCGAGGTGGGCGGCATGCACATCAACCGAAAGCGCCAGCCGCTGCCCAAGGACATTCTGGAGTTCATCGAGGGTGCCGAGCATGGAGTTATCTACTTCTCGATGGGCTCCAATCTGAAGAGCAAAACACTGCCACTGGACAAACGCCAGGCGCTGATCGACACCTTTGCCCAGCTGAAGCAGCGAGTGCTGTGGAAGTTCGAGGACACTGATCTGCCCGGAAAGCCAGCTAATGTGTTCATCTCGGACTGGTTCCCGCAGGACGACATCCTTGCCCATGACAATGTGCTGGCCTTTATTACGCACGGCGGTCTGCTGAGCACCACGGAGTCCATTTACCACCGCAAACCTTTCGTGGGCATTCCCATATTTGGCGATCAGTTCCTGAACATGGCTCGTGCCGAGCAGAATGGCTACGGAGTAACTGTTCATTACGAGGAATTGAGTGCTGCCAAACTGTTGGCAGCGGTTCAGAAAATCATCAACGATCCTGAAGCCACCAAGAAGGTGCGCGACATGTCCGACAGATACCGCGACCAGCCGCAGACTCCACTGGAGCGAGCCGTGTACTGGGTGGAGCATGTGTCCCGGCACAAGGGTGCCAAGTACTTGAGGAGTGCCGGTCAGGATCTGAACTTCATTCAATACCACAATCTGGACGCCATGCTGATACTATATGGTGGCATTATATTCGTGTTGTATTGTATTTTGCTGCTCATCCGTTTGGTGTGGCGATTCCTGCAGGAATTGTTCGTGAAGAAGGAGAGTCCCAAGCCAAAGCCGAAAGCCAAGCGAAATTAA
- the LOC6536591 gene encoding juvenile hormone esterase gives MLKLFVVELLVLLASSSVLSIEVDTELGRVRGANLTSRLGVTFHAFRGIRYAEPPLGDLRFVNPQAVKPWSPTTFDASEDGPMCPQPWDNMTDVSEDCLRLNVYTKDLKGRRPVIVFLHPGGFYVFSGQSKYLAGPEHFMDRDCVLVSLNYRLGSLGFLATGSKEAPGNAGLKDQVLALRWIQRHIHRFGGDPGSVTLLGYSAGSISVALHMLSPMSRGLFHRGICMSAAPYGPIPFKDNDLRLAKRQAGLLKCPQESIAEMVECMRRKPYLDYVSTYNGMFEFGWNPVLNWRIVVEEDFGQERYLIESPFKTARRGDFYKVPLITGITEFEFLSGAFFDLRNESIVSRYNTDWEQYAPIALLLEPNSTQSRAASRVLREKYMPESLDKLEYPKSLKGMGELLSDALIGVSFHRFLQLMSPHTPIYTYLFRYKGRYTFLKNPDNQETIGPVHHDELIYLFHVGLLSPLLKREDPENFMIERLTRMWTEFAQKGDPHNKNDEYLKDLNWPLYNSQDKGYLEIGNNLTAKTGGFFLNRFQIWEELFPLSSFH, from the exons ATGCTGAAGTTATTCGTAGTGGAACTGCTGGTTCTGCTGGCCAGTTCATCGGTTCTCTCCATCGAAGTGGACACCGAACTGGGACGGGTGCGAGGAGCCAATCTGACCTCCAGATTGGGTGTAACCTTTCACGCCTTCCGAGGCATTCGGTATGCAGAGCCACCGCTGGGGGATTTGCGATTCGTGAATCCACAGGCAGTGAAGCCCTGGTCCCCGACAACCTTCGATGCCAGTGAGGATGGACCGATGTGCCCGCAACCGTGGGATAATATGACCGATGTATCTGAGGACTGTCTGAGACTTAATGTGTATACAAAAGATTTGAAGGGCCGGCGACCTGTGATCGTGTTCCTGCATCCCGGAGGCTTCTATGTCTTCTCCGGACAGAGTAAATATTTGGCCGGACCCGAGCACTTCATGGATCGCGACTGCGTCTTGGTGTCGCTAAATTACCGGCTGGGCAGCTTGGGATTCCTGGCCACCGGAAGTAAGGAAGCACCTGGCAATGCCGGTCTCAAGGACCAGGTCCTGGCCTTGCGCTGGATCCAGCGGCACATCCATCGATTTGGCGGCGATCCCGGTAGTGTAACCCTTTTGGGTTATAGTGCCGGTAGCATTAGCGTAGCTCTGCACATGCTATCGCCCATGTCGCGGGGTCTCTTCCATCGAGGCATCTGCATGAGTGCTGCTCCATATGGACCGATACCTTTCAAGGACAATGATCTTCGATTGGCCAAACGTCAGGCTGGACTATTGAAGTGCCCACAGGAATCCATCGCGGAAATGGTGGAGTGTATGAGGCGAAAGCCCTACTTGGATTATGTGAGCACCTACAATGGCATGTTCGAGTTCGGCTGGAATCCCGTGCTCAACTGGAGAATCGTTGTGGAGGAGGATTTCGGGCAGGAACGCTACCTCATCGAGAGTCCCTTCAAGACAGCACGACGTGGCGACTTCTACAAGGTACCCCTCATCACCGGCATAACGGAGTTTGAGTTCCTTTCGGGAGCTTTCT TTGATCTGCGAAATGAAAGCATTGTTAGCCGCTACAATACGGATTGGGAACAATATGCTCCAATTGCTTTGCTCTTGGAACCAAACTCAACCCAATCACGGGCAGCCAGTCGAGTTTTGAGGGAGAAATACATGCCGGAAAGTTTGGACAAGCTGGAGTATCCGAAGTCCCTGAAGGGTATGGGTGAACTCTTAAGCGATGCCTTGATTGGCGTGTCCTTCCATCGGTTTCTTCAGCTGATGTCCCCCCACACACCCATTTACACATATCTGTTTCGTTACAAGGGCAGATATACCTTCTTGAAAAATCCCGATAACCAGGAAACCATAG gTCCCGTTCACCATGACGagcttatatatttattccaTGTGGGCCTTTTGAGTCCTTTGTTGAAGCGAGAGGATCCCGAAAATTTTATGATTGAGCGATTGACGCGTATGTGGACTGAGTTTGCTCAGAAGGG TGATCCTCACAACAAAAACGATGAATATCTTAAAGATTTGAACTGGCCGCTGTACAATTCGCAAGATAAAGGTTATCTAGAAATTGGCAATAACCTCACGGCAAAAACTGGCGGTTTCTTTTTGAATCGGTTTCAAATCTGGGAGGAACTATTTCCACTTTCAAGCTTTCACTAA
- the LOC6536592 gene encoding UDP-glucosyltransferase 2, which translates to MLASGLCSLLILQLPGFLYGARILALFPVPSHSHYHHALPYLKNLASLGHEITSVSPYPSEEPVNNIYDIHIPEVLNSYDELLKAMTTPKSMWKSIDVTNEFVYNITKAVFNNDGVRREILRPGKAQFDLIIVDIWKYDAFYGLAAYFEAPIIGLAPCGTDWKIEEKVANPSPISYLQSPSSYFYELDTFTGRLAHFVERSISWLNWHLRYEKKHETLYKKYFPNIAERKPLSEVSPNIALVLVSQHFTLGPPRPYVPNVIEVGGMHIDQEPKDLPQELEDFIQGAGEHGVIYFSLGTNVRIKNMVKDRNRILLEVFASLPLRILWKFEDEELLDIPSNVLIRKWLPQQDILAHSKVKLFITHGGMQSTIESIHYGKPMLGLPFFYDQFGNVEHIKKQGLGLTLSYQDMTGEELKDTILQLLTEKSFETTARIAAARYRDQPMKPLETAVWWTHYVLRHKGAPHMRVAGSKLNFFTYHSLDVLGTVLLAIIVIPLILVIFVLSVCKTLRNILPRAVVKIKRKQKVR; encoded by the exons ATGCTGGCGTCGGGTTTGTGTTCCCTGCTAATTTTACAACTGCCTGGTTTCTTGTACGGAGCTCGCATTTTGGCTTTGTTTCCGGTACCCTCCCACTCGCATTACCATCATGCCCTTCCATATCTCAAAAACTTGGCTTCATTGGGGCACGAAATAACTTCAGTAAGTCCGTATCCATCTGAAGAGCCAGTGAACAATATATACGATATTCATATTCCAGAGGTTTTAAATAGTTATGACG aACTATTGAAAGCAATGACAACCCCCAAAAGCATGTGGAAGTCCATCGACGTAACCAATGAATTTGTGTACAATATTACCAAAGCTGTATTTAACAACGACGGAGTGCGGCGAGAGATACTCAGGCCGGGAAAGGCTCAGTTTGACCTTATTATTGTGGACATATGGAAGTACGATGCTTTTTATGGCCTTGCCGCCTATTTTGAGGCCCCAATTATTGGATTAGCTCCCTGTGGAACCGACTGGAAAATCGAAGAAAAGGTGGCTAATCCATCGCCGATTTCCTACCTTCAGTCCCCCTCATCTTACTTTTACGAACTGGACACTTTTACTGGTCGACTGGCACACTTTGTGGAACGATCTATTTCTTGGTTAAACTGGCATTTGCGTTATGAGAAAAAGCATGAGACTCTATACAAGAAGTATTTTCCGAATATAGCTGAAAGAAAGCCACTATCTGAAGTTAGCCCAAACATTGCTTTAGTTCTTGTAAGTCAACATTTTACCTTAGGGCCACCGCGTCCATATGTTCCGAATGTAATCGAAGTCGGTGGAATGCATATTGATCAAGAACCAAAGGACTTGCCCCAGGAATTGGAGGACTTCATCCAAGGTGCTGGTGAACATGGAGTAATTTACTTTTCTCTGGGGACCAATGTTAGGATTAAAAATATGGTAAAGGACAGGAACAGAATATTGTTAGAAGTATTTGCCAGCCTGCCACTGCGCATTTTGTGGAAGTTCGAGGATGAAGAACTGTTAGATATACCCTCGAATGTCCTAATTCGCAAATGGTTACCGCAACAGGACATCCTGGCCCACTCGAAAGTGAAACTTTTTATAACCCACGGAGGTATGCAGAGCACCATTGAAAGCATTCACTATGGCAAACCCATGCTGGGATTGCCCTTCTTTTACGACCAGTTTGGAAACGTGGAACACATTAAGAAACAGGGATTAGGCCTGACTTTGAGCTACCAGGATATGACAGGTGAGGAGCTGAAGGACACCATTCTCCAGTTGCTAACAGAGAAGAGTTTCGAGACCACGGCAAGGATAGCAGCTGCTCGGTATCGAGATCAACCTATGAAGCCTCTGGAGACGGCAGTCTGGTGGACGCACTACGTCCTACGTCACAAGGGAGCACCTCATATGCGGGTGGCCGGAAGCAAATTGAACTTCTTCACCTACCACAGTCTAGATGTCCTCGGCACTGTCCTTCTTGCAATTATAGTTATTCCACTTATTCTGGTTATATTTGTTCTTAGTGTTTGCAAGACTTTAAGAAATATCTTACCACGTGCAGTTGTTAAGATAAAACGAAAGCAGAAAGTTCGTTAG
- the LOC6536593 gene encoding UDP-glucosyltransferase 2 — MLLLRSIVLVVVLLPVLLDGARILGLFPIPSHSHYYHALPYLKKLASLGHEVTSVSPFPLKEPVSNIHDIPVPELFDNIEEIVGNLTNRKGTWNEYEYINKYTLTLVKKVLENDGVRREILQPGNVQFDLIIVDLWRLDALYGFAAHFDAPIIGIASFGTDWKIDELVGNVSPLSYLQSPSFNWFDLDSYGGRVAHFVDQSLAWINWHWRHEEKHEALYREYFPKIADKRPLSEITRNFAVILVNQHFTLAPPRPYAPNVIEVGGMHINKEPKALPQELEDFIQGAGEHGVIYFSLGTNVRSKNLAEDRRRILIDTFASLPQRILWKFEADELSDIPSNVLISSWFPQQDILAHPKVKLFITHGGLQSTVECIHHGKPMLGLPFFYDQFRNMEHIKALGIGLVLNYKDMTSDEFKDSILRLLTEKSFDVTARTTSGRYLDQPMNPLDTAIWWTHYVLRHKGAPYMRVAGRDLDFITYHSLDVLGTFLLGFLVTFGIVVFCVIKLLNTILNSKKTNRSSKQKVN; from the exons ATGTTGCTTCTGAGATCGATAGTTTTGGTGGTGGTCCTTCTGCCTGTATTACTGGATGGAGCCCGTATCCTCGGTTTGTTTCCCATACCCAGCCACTCGCACTACTATCACGCCTTACCTTATCTTAAGAAATTGGCATCTTTGGGCCATGAAGTAACTTCTGTAAGCCCATTCCCATTGAAAGAACCTGTGAGTAATATACACGATATCCCCGTTCCGGAGTTGTTTGACAACATAGAGG AAATTGTTGGCAATTTAACCAACCGAAAGGGCACATGGAATGAATACGAATATATCAACAAGTATACCCTGACTCTTGTAAAGAAAGTGCTAGAAAATGACGGAGTGCGTCGCGAGATTTTGCAGCCAGGAAATGTCCAGTTTGATCTGATTATTGTGGATCTTTGGCGGCTGGATGCTCTCTATGGTTTTGCGGCCCATTTCGATGCCCCAATAATTGGCATTGCTTCCTTTGGAACTGATTGGAAGATTGACGAACTAGTGGGCAACGTTTCACCATTGTCATACCTGCAGTCTCCCTCTTTTAACTGGTTTGATCTTGATTCTTATGGAGGACGTGTGGCACACTTTGTTGATCAGTCCCTAGCTTGGATTAACTGGCACTGGCGGCACGAGGAAAAGCACGAGGCACTCTACAGGGAGTACTTTCCAAAAATTGCCGATAAACGTCCTTTGTCCGAGATCACACGAAATTTCGCCGTGATTTTGGTTAACCAACACTTTACGTTGGCTCCACCACGTCCATATGCTCCGAATGTTATTGAAGTCGGGGGAATGCATATTAATAAAGAGCCTAAAGCTTTGCCGCAGGAGTTGGAGGACTTTATCCAAGGAGCTGGTGAGCATGGAGTAATTTACTTTTCGCTTGGCACCAATGTTAGAAGTAAAAATCTGGCCGAGGATCGCAGACGAATATTGATTGACACATTTGCCAGCCTGCCACAGCGCATCTTGTGGAAATTCGAAGCTGATGAGCTGTCGGATATACCCTCAAATGTTCTAATTAGCTCATGGTTTCCGCAGCAGGATATTCTGGCTCATCCGAAGGTAAAGCTGTTTATCACTCACGGAGGCTTACAGAGCACAGTCGAATGTATTCACCATGGTAAACCGATGCTGGGATTGCCTTTCTTTTACGATCAGTTCAGAAATATGGAACACATCAAAGCACTGGGCATTGGTTTAGTTCTTAATTATAAGGATATGACAAGCGATGAGTTTAAGGACAGCATTCTTCGGTTACTGACAGAGAAAAGTTTTGATGTCACGGCAAGAACAACATCAGGCAGATATCTGGATCAACCCATGAATCCTTTGGATACGGCGATCTGGTGGACTCACTACGTCCTACGTCACAAGGGAGCACCTTATATGCGGGTAGCGGGCAGGGATTTGGACTTTATTACTTATCACAGTCTGGATGTTTTGGGTACTTTTCTCCTTGGCTTTTTGGTAACCTTTGGCATTGTTGTCTTCTGTGTAATTAAACTGTTAAATACTATCCTTAATagtaaaaaaacaaatcgGTCATCTAAGCagaaagtaaattaa
- the LOC6536594 gene encoding UDP-glucosyltransferase 2 codes for MLALRISFLLLTLPAYLQAARILAIFPFPGPSQYINVVPYLKELAGRGHQVTSVNAFPQKKPVANFRDVFISKVFDNYNELVNDLNKPMNLWQENNFINKFFLDVTRCVLTNKEVAETLLPPGKDHFDLIIVEAIRSDAYYGFAAHFNAPIIGISTFGTDWNIDELVGNVSPLSYTPLVTAGLTDRMNFAERVSNFVDTTIAWLNYKLIHMPEQEKMYAKYFPEASKRVQLTDLNRNFSLVLLNQHFSLSFPRPYVPNMIEVGGLHISHKPAPLPKELEEFIQGSGEQGVIYFSLGSNVLSKDLPEERRDLILKTFASLPQRVLWKFEDDKLPGKPANVFISKWFPQPDILAHPKVKLFITHGGLLSTIESIHHGKPVLGLPFFYDQFLNVRRATQAGFGLGLDHKTMTQQELKGTIERLIKEPRFGQIARQMSERYRDQPMSPLDTAIWWTEYVLRHKGAHHMRVAGQDLGFFAYHSLDVIGVLLGGALLIVATIVGVLWKAAKFSGLGNSKKKQKTK; via the exons ATGCTCGCTCTGCGGATAAGTTTTCTGTTACTAACTCTGCCAGCCTATCTGCAGGCTGCCAGGATACTGGCcatatttccgtttccggGGCCATCGCAGTATATAAATGTGGTACCCTATCTAAAGGAACTGGCTGGTCGGGGTCACCAGGTGACCTCGGTTAATGCGTTTCCGCAAAAAAAACCAGTGGCTAACTTTAGAGATGTTTTTATCTCGAAGGTTTTTGACAATTATAATG AATTGGTAAACGACCTGAACAAACCCATGAATTTGTGGCAGGAGAACAactttattaataaattctttCTGGACGTTACGCGCTGTGTTCTTACCAACAAGGAGGTTGCGGAAACCCTTTTGCCACCTGGAAAGGATCACTTCGATCTCATCATTGTGGAGGCTATACGCTCGGACGCCTACTACGGATTTGCGGCCCACTTTAATGCCCCTATAATTGGCATCTCCACCTTTGGCACTGATTGGAATATTGATGAGCTAGTGGGCAATGTATCGCCTCTATCGTATACTCCGCTGGTAACGGCGGGTCTCACGGATCGAATGAATTTCGCGGAGCGTGTGTCCAACTTTGTGGATACTACGATTGCCTGGCTTAACTACAAATTGATTCATATGCCAGAGCAGGAAAAGATGTATGCGAAATATTTTCCTGAGGCCTCGAAAAGGGTTCAACTCACCGATTTGAATAGAAACTTCTCCCTCGTATTGCTGAATCAGCACTTTTCGTTGAGTTTTCCGCGTCCGTACGTTCCGAACATGATTGAGGTTGGAGGCCTGCACATATCACACAAGCCAGCTCCTCTGCCCAAGGAATTGGAGGAGTTTATTCAGGGTTCCGGAGAGCAGGGTGTGATCTACTTTTCGCTGGGCTCTAATGTTCTGAGTAAGGATCTACCGGAAGAAAGAAGAGATCTTATCCTGAAAACCTTCGCCAGTTTGCCACAGCGTGTGCTCTGGAAATTCGAGGACGACAAGTTGCCTGGCAAGCCGGCCAATGTATTCATCAGCAAATGGTTTCCTCAGCCAGATATTCTGGCCCATCCGAAGGTCAAGCTCTTTATCACCCACGGCGGATTGCTGAGCACCATCGAGAGCATTCATCATGGCAAGCCCGTCTTGGGTCTGCCCTTCTTCTACGACCAATTCCTGAACGTAAGGCGGGCCACGCAGGCAGGCTTTGGATTGGGACTCGATCACAAGACAATGACACAGCAGGAACTTAAGGGAACCATCGAGCGATTGATCAAGGAGCCGAGATTTGGCCAGATTGCCAGGCAGATGTCGGAGCGATATCGGGATCAGCCAATGAGTCCACTGGACACCGCCATTTGGTGGACGGAATACGTTCTGCGGCACAAAGGAGCCCATCACATGAGAGTGGCTGGCCAGGACTTGGGTTTCTTCGCCTACCACAGCTTGGATGTCATTGGAGTCCTTTTGGGCGGAGCTCTGCTGATTGTTGCGACCATTGTGGGCGTTCTTTGGAAAGCAGCCAAGTTTTCAGGTTTGGGAAATTCcaagaaaaagcaaaaaaccaagtaa